From Brassica oleracea var. oleracea cultivar TO1000 chromosome C3, BOL, whole genome shotgun sequence, a single genomic window includes:
- the LOC106328920 gene encoding xyloglucan endotransglucosylase/hydrolase protein 24-like produces the protein MSSFKIFFFSALLAAVFSASAADFNSDVNVAWGNGRGKILNNGQLLTLTLDKSSGSGFQSKAEYLFGKIDMQIKLVPGNSAGTVTTFYLKSEGSTWDEIDFEFLGNMSGDPYTLHTNVYTQGKGDKEQQFHLWFDPAANFHTYSILWNPQRIIWTVDNTPIREFKNSEPLGVLFPKSKPMRMYASLWNADDWATRGGLVKTDWSKAPFVASYRHIKCDGCVHANGRSSCSSTRPTSNWYTQQMDSTSQARLRWVQKNYMIYNYCTDSKRFPQGIPRECATSA, from the exons ATGTCTTCTTTCAAAATATTCTTCTTCTCAGCTCTACTCGCGGCTGTGTTTTCAGCCTCGGCAGCTGACTTCAACAGCGACGTCAACGTAGCATGGGGAAACGGCCGTGGGAAGATACTCAACAACGGCCAGCTTCTTACTCTCACCTTAGACAAGTCCTCTGGTTCTGGTTTTCAATCCAAAGCAGAGTATTTGTTCGGAAAGATCGATATGCAGATTAAGCTCGTGCCCGGTAACTCGGCAGGAACAGTAACAACTTTCTAC CTGAAGTCAGAAGGATCGACTTGGGATGAGATTGATTTTGAGTTCTTGGGTAATATGAGTGGAGATCCTTATACTTTACATACTAATGTCTACACTCAAGGTAAAGGTGACAAAGAACAACAGTTCCATCTTTGGTTCGACCCAGCCGCGAACTTCCACACTTACTCAATCCTCTGGAACCCTCAAAGAATCAT ATGGACCGTCGATAATACACCGATTAGAGAGTTTAAGAACTCTGAGCCTCTCGGTGTTTTGTTTCCAAAGAGCAAGCCGATGAGGATGTACGCGAGTTTATGGAACGCAGATGATTGGGCAACGAGAGGCGGTCTGGTTAAAACGGATTGGTCCAAAGCTCCATTCGTGGCTTCTTACAGGCACATTAAATGTGATGGGTGTGTTCATGCTAACGGCCGGTCGTCTTGTAGCTCGACGAGACCAACCTCTAATTGGTACACTCAACAAATGGATTCGACGAGCCAAGCTAGGCTCAGATGGGTCCAGAAGAATTATATGATCTACAATTATTGTACGGATAGTAAGAGGTTCCCTCAGGGAATCCCTCGGGAATGTGCAACAAGCGCATAG
- the LOC106332350 gene encoding uncharacterized protein LOC106332350, with protein sequence MQPTSSMNEQFLKKWQMGLQIFRPSIDNTSVSERKRAIKLSADVAMASLRKGTTCWSRALIQKAATEDSFLVRQMLAGIKEETLINRKLPKIVCHRKIVRRSKKILMRRKSRSAMEEVTAKAKKLVKRKTKGLRNVVPGGEFMSNNVLLIQETLDYIVSLQTQVNVMRSIVDAAEAGVER encoded by the coding sequence ATGCAACCTACGAGCTCAATGAATGAACAATTCCTAAAGAAATGGCAAATGGGTCTTCAAATATTCCGTCCTTCGATAGACAACACGAGCGTCTCCGAGAGGAAGAGGGCAATAAAGCTCTCTGCAGACGTTGCAATGGCGTCTCTAAGAAAAGGAACAACATGTTGGAGCCGAGCCCTAATCCAGAAAGCCGCCACCGAGGACAGTTTCCTCGTACGTCAAATGCTCGCTGGCATCAAAGAGGAAACGTTAATCAACAGGAAGTTGCCTAAGATTGTGTGTCATAGAAAGATCGTGAGAAGAAGCAAGAAGATCTTGATGAGGAGGAAATCGAGATCAGCGATGGAAGAGGTCACAGCAAAAGCTAAGAAGCTCGTCAAGAGAAAGACTAAAGGATTAAGAAACGTTGTCCCTGGTGGAGAGTTTATGAGCAATAACGTCTTGTTGATACAAGAAACGTTAGATTACATTGTCTCACTTCAGACACAAGTGAATGTGATGAGGAGTATTGTTGATGCTGCTGAGGCTGGAGTTGAACGGTAA
- the LOC106331153 gene encoding uncharacterized protein LOC106331153: MSVRAVFERGAQAHSDFIVGIFYGKAPYYGKIWGVLNFIWGKDQKVGVHYLTANAYLFRISSALLRRKILRHELWRVGDSPFFVTEWKASFSTDPPSLNRAPVWATLSQVPFDLITDEGMGIISKPLGVIVDAKPFSSISSVEIKVIVDLTKRLPSSVEIERENGSVDTLTVIYPWLPPLCSSCGEFGHKVSFCPLLETPPKQNKQKSHTKAPKQRKDKQVQTSVTPAKEVVGHSGLQQRTKPTQNCPLNPEVSGVYHSLVKELSAKTVEELPALHVTSTDSLLPVSEVRQEPDVFEVPFTPVTNAFKGRVLDISPAIGTSTSNAFNLLSSDTEPGVYSEAPHEGSGSDREDLDFNGDETALSLVKVQVTLESGISFVYSAVYASIEVDERRDLWSSLQDTLVSFGLDSKPWTVVGDFNESLGPHESSNVACVSSTSSMREFGEVLCQLGLVDLPSQGPRFTWSNHQPSTPIAKRLDRCLVNNEWLAQFPTAHCSFDPPDFSDHTPCHIRLSSPPPSFGTKAFMFNCALLSLPSFLPTIRSAWEELDSGNGLLSGLCFKLKKIKMVVRDIAKENFSHIEKRVLQAEDDLRVCQIKSFDDPTPDNFENERKIRLSGSLLGWLRNASSAKDLELNG; encoded by the exons ATGTCTGTCCGAGCGGTTTTCGAGCGTGGTGCCCAGGCTCATTCTGACTTCATTGTCGGTATCTTCTACGGTAAAGCCCCGTATTATGGTAAGATTTGGGGAGTGCTCAATTTTATTTGGGGTAAGGACCAGAAGGTTGGCGTTCATTATCTAACAGCCAACGCTTATCTATTTCGAATCTCCTCGGCGTTACTCCGGAGAAAGATCCTAAGGCATGAGCTTTGGCGTGTGGGTGATTCTCCGTTCTTTGTTACTGAATGGAAAGCGTCGTTTAGCACAGACCCTCCATCTCTTAACAGAGCTCCAGTATGGGCAACACTCTCGCAAGTCCCCTTTGATCTCATCACTGATGAAGGCATGGGTATTATCTCTAAGCCTCTTGGAGTTATTGTTGATGCAAAACCCTTCTCTAGCATCTCTTCAGTGGAAATCAAGGTCATTGTTGACCTCACTAAGAGGCTTCCTAGTTCCGTAGAAATCGAGAGGGAAAATGGAAGTGTGGATACCCTTACTGTTATCTACCCTTGGCTGCCCCCGTTATGTTCTTCTTGTGGTGAGTTCGGGCACAAAGTCTCCTTCTGTCCTCTGTTGGAGACACCCCCGAAGCAGAATAAACAAAAATCTCATACTAAGGCTCCTAAACAGCGTAAGGATAAGCAAGTCCAAACTTCAGTTACCCCTGCAAAGGAAGTTGTTGGGCATTCTGGTTTGCAGCAGCGAACTAAACCGACCCAAAACTGTCCCCTCAATCCTGAGGTCTCTGGTGTCTATCATTCGTTAGTCAAGGAGCTCTCTGCTAAGACAGTAGAAG AGCTCCCTGCCCTTCATGTCACTTCAACTGATTCTTTGCTTCCGGTCTCGGAAGTTCGGCAAGAGCCAGATGTTTTTGAGGTTCCTTTCACCCCTGTTACCAATGCGTTTAAAGGTCGCGTGTTAGACATTTCCCCAGCCATTGGTACCTCAACTTCCAATGCGTTCAATCTGTTGAGTTCTGACACAGAGCCCGGTGTGTATTCAGAAGCCCCTCATGAGGGTTCTGGTTCTGATCGTGAAGATTTGGATTTTAATGGGGATGAGACGGCCCTGTCACTAGTCAAAG TTCAAGTTACGCTAGAATCGGGAATCTCTTTTGTTTATTCTGCTGTTTATGCTTCAATTGAGGTTGACGAAAGGAGGGATCTCTGGTCTTCTCTTCAAGACACCCTTGTCTCTTTTGGTTTGGACTCCAAGCCTTGGACGGTGGTGGGTGATTTTAACGAATCTTTGGGGCCACATGAATCCTCTAACGTGGCTTGTGTGTCTTCTACTTCCTCAATGCGTGAGTTTGGTGAAGTTCTCTGTCAACTGGGTCTTGTGGATTTACCATCACAGGGGCCTCGTTTTACTTGGTCCAACCACCAGCCGTCGACGCCAATTGCCAAGCGTTTGGATCGGTGTTTGGTAAATAATGAATGGTTAGCTCAGTTTCCTACGGCTCACTGCTCATTTGATCCGCCTGATTTTTCGGATCATACTCCTTGTCACATCAGGTTATCATCTCCTCCACCATCGTTTGGCACCAAAGCATTCATGTTTAATTGTGCTTTACTATCGCTTCCTTCCTTCTTGCCTACCATTCGGTCGGCTTGGGAGGAATTGGATTCTGGTAATGGTCTTCTCTCTGGGTTATGTTTTAAATTAAAGAAGATTAAGATGGTGGTCAGGGACATTGCCAAGGAAAATTTCAGCCATATTGAGAAGAGAGTCCTTCAGGCAGAGGATGATCTCCGAGTGTGTCAGATTAAATCTTTTGATGATCCTACGCCAGATAATTTCGAAAATGAGCGTAAAATAAGGCTCTCTGGATCTCTCTTAGGTTGGCTGAGGAATGCTTCTTCCGCCAAAGATCTCGAATTAAATGGTTAG
- the LOC106332359 gene encoding RING-H2 finger protein ATL14-like, producing the protein MSISILHDEPITGEQSAPPKCHTASLSTKILSKILACLIMIPVAATALLFILMSLSFSLFFFSLYWFLHRHRRRESSDGLSSPRFVKSLPQFKFYEPTVYGSECVVCIEGFRQGQWCRKLPGCGHVFHRKCVDFWLVEVGTCPICRDRV; encoded by the coding sequence ATGTCGATATCTATTCTCCACGATGAACCAATCACCGGAGAGCAGTCGGCGCCACCGAAGTGCCACACGGCGAGTCTATCAACAAAGATTCTTTCGAAAATCCTCGCATGTCTTATCATGATCCCTGTAGCCGCAACCGCCTTGCTCTTCATCCTCATGTCTCTCAGCTTCTCTCTCTTCTTCTTCTCTCTCTACTGGTTTCTCCACCGCCACCGCCGTCGCGAATCCTCAGATGGGTTGTCGTCTCCCAGATTCGTGAAGAGCCTTCCCCAGTTCAAGTTCTACGAGCCGACGGTGTACGGAAGCGAGTGCGTGGTCTGCATCGAAGGGTTCAGACAAGGACAGTGGTGTCGGAAGTTGCCTGGATGCGGACATGTGTTTCACCGCAAGTGTGTGGACTTTTGGTTGGTGGAAGTCGGGACTTGTCCGATTTGCAGGGACAGGGTTTAG
- the LOC106332372 gene encoding probable xyloglucan endotransglucosylase/hydrolase protein 18 yields the protein MKFSCGTRFAFLVLFLFAAQSVAVYAGSFHKDVKIHWGDGRGKIRDRDGKLLSLSLDKSSGSGFQSNQEFLYGKAEVQMKLVPGNSAGTVTTFYLKSPGTTWDEIDFEFLGNISGHPYTLHTNVYTQGSGEKEQQFHLWFDPTVNFHTYCITWNPQRIIFTVDGIPIREFKNTESMGVPFPKNQPMRLYASLWEAEHWATRGGLEKTDWSKAPFTAFYRNYNVEGCVWANGKSSCPGNSPWFTQKVDFEGQKKMKWAQSKYMIYNYCTDKRRFPRGVPAVCT from the exons ATGAAGTTTTCTTGCGGCACAAGATTTGCATTCTTGGTTCTCTTTCTCTTTGCAGCACAATCTGTGGCTGTATACGCGGGTAGCTTCCACAAAGATGTGAAAATACACTGGGGTGATGGACGTGGAAAGATTCGGGACAGAGATGGAAAGCTTCTTTCTCTCTCACTCGACAAATCCTCCGGTTCAGGTTTTCAATCCAACCAGGAGTTTCTATACGGTAAAGCCGAGGTTCAAATGAAACTTGTCCCTGGTAACTCTGCTGGAACCGTCACAACATTCTAC CTTAAATCGCCCGGAACTACTTGGGATGAGATCGATTTTGAGTTCTTGGGAAACATAAGTGGACATCCATATACTCTTCATACTAATGTTTACACACAAGGCTCTGGAGAAAAAGAACAACAGTTTCATCTATGGTTTGACCCAACCGTTAACTTTCACACTTATTGCATCACATGGAATCCCCAAAGAATTAT TTTTACAGTTGATGGCATTCCTATTAGAGAGTTCAAGAACACCGAATCCATGGGAGTTCCTTTCCCAAAGAACCAACCAATGAGGCTCTATGCGAGCCTTTGGGAAGCCGAGCATTGGGCCACAAGGGGAGGATTGGAGAAAACAGATTGGTCAAAAGCTCCTTTCACTGCTTTCTACAGAAACTACAATGTGGAAGGATGTGTTTGGGCTAATGGTAAATCATCTTGCCCCGGGAATTCTCCATGGTTCACTCAAAAAGTTGATTTTGAAGGCCAGAAAAAAATGAAATGGGCACAGAGTAAGTACATGATCTACAACTATTGCACCGATAAGAGAAGGTTTCCTCGAGGTGTTCCTGCAGTGTGCACTTAA
- the LOC106332997 gene encoding probable xyloglucan endotransglucosylase/hydrolase protein 19 — protein MKSSCGTRFTFLALYLFAVQCVYAGSFHKDVNIHWGDGRGKIHDNEGKLLSLSLDKSSGSGFQSNQEFLYGKAEVQMKLVPGNSAGTVTTFYLKSHGTTWDEVDFEFLGNITGHPYTLHTNVYTKGLGDKEQQFHLWFDPTAGFHTYCITWNPQSIIFTVDGIPIREFKNSESIGIHFPKSQPMRVYASLWEAEHWATRGGLEKTDWSKAPFTAYYRNYNVEGCVWANGKSSCPKKSHWFTKKLGKGGMNKVKWAQRKYMVYNYCTDKKRFPQGVPAVCT, from the exons ATGAAGTCTTCTTGCGGTACAAGGTTCACGTTCTTGGCTCTCTATCTCTTTGCGGTACAATGTGTCTATGCGGGTAGCTTCCACAAAGATGTGAATATACATTGGGGTGATGGACGTGGAAAGATACACGACAATGAAGGCAAACTTCTTTCTCTTTCGCTTGACAAATCCTCTGGATCCGGTTTTCAATCCAACCAAGAGTTTCTATATGGCAAAGCTGAGGTTCAGATGAAGCTTGTCCCTGGTAACTCCGCTGGAACAGTCACAACTTTCTAT CTTAAGTCCCATGGAACTACGTGGGATGAGGTTGACTTCGAGTTCTTGGGAAACATTACTGGTCATCCGTATACTCTCCATACTAATGTTTACACTAAAGGCTTAGGAGACAAAGAACAACAGTTTCATTTATGGTTTGACCCAACCGCTGGCTTTCACACTTACTGCATCACATGGAACCCTCAAAGTATCAT TTTTACAGTTGATGGCATTCCCATTAGAGAGTTCAAGAACTCCGAGTCTATTGGTATACATTTCCCAAAGAGCCAACCAATGAGAGTCTACGCGAGTCTTTGGGAAGCCGAGCATTGGGCTACAAGGGGAGGATTAGAGAAAACAGATTGGTCAAAAGCTCCCTTCACTGCTTACTACAGAAACTACAACGTCGAAGGATGTGTTTGGGCTAATGGTAAATCATCTTGCCCCAAGAAATCCCACTGGTTTACTAAGAAACTGGGTAAGGGGGGTATGAATAAAGTGAAATGGGCGCAAAGAAAGTACATGGTGTATAACTATTGCACCGATAAGAAAAGGTTTCCTCAAGGTGTTCCTGCTGTGTGCACTTAA